A single window of Archangium gephyra DNA harbors:
- a CDS encoding methyltransferase domain-containing protein encodes MMCTVPVEDVEVLACPSCRGKLAWEGRARGGLLEEGGLSCSECGARWPVVEGLPRLFREREVRGTDRLLRALYDGLPSLHDPLTTLLTPLLQGHSEAELRERYVSRFELDTLVPRPGGRPPRILEVGIGAGANLPLLARALSPGLDVEVWGVDLSTGMLGCCRERLEREGPRGVRLLVADAHALPFADHTFDRVFEIGGINGYRNPGRALGEMARVACPGTPLVVVDEQLDAEARSLRDRVAFRLLTFYTREPHCPRELLPAGAVDIREEQLSRFYFCLSFRMPPEALVTGAR; translated from the coding sequence ATGATGTGCACGGTGCCGGTGGAGGACGTCGAGGTGCTGGCCTGTCCCTCCTGCCGGGGAAAGCTCGCGTGGGAGGGGAGGGCGCGCGGAGGGCTGCTCGAGGAGGGCGGGCTGTCCTGCTCGGAGTGTGGCGCCCGTTGGCCGGTGGTGGAGGGCCTGCCCCGGCTGTTCCGGGAGCGGGAGGTTCGTGGGACGGATCGCCTCCTGCGCGCCCTCTACGACGGGCTGCCCTCTCTGCATGATCCGCTCACCACCCTGCTGACGCCCCTGTTGCAGGGCCACTCGGAGGCGGAGCTTCGCGAGCGTTACGTGTCCCGGTTCGAGCTGGACACCCTGGTGCCACGGCCCGGGGGACGGCCCCCGCGCATCCTGGAGGTGGGGATCGGTGCCGGCGCCAATCTTCCGCTCCTCGCCCGGGCCCTGTCGCCCGGGCTCGACGTGGAGGTGTGGGGGGTGGATCTCAGCACGGGCATGTTGGGGTGTTGCCGCGAGCGCCTGGAGCGGGAGGGCCCTCGGGGTGTGCGCCTGCTCGTGGCGGATGCCCATGCCTTGCCGTTCGCGGACCACACCTTCGACCGGGTGTTCGAGATCGGTGGCATCAACGGCTACCGGAATCCGGGACGCGCGCTCGGGGAGATGGCGCGGGTGGCCTGTCCTGGAACTCCCCTGGTGGTGGTGGACGAGCAGCTCGACGCGGAGGCGCGCTCCCTTCGGGACAGGGTGGCCTTCCGGCTGCTCACCTTCTACACGCGCGAGCCTCACTGCCCGCGGGAGCTGCTGCCCGCGGGGGCGGTGGACATCCGAGAGGAGCAGCTCAGCCGCTTCTACTTCTGCCTCTCCTTCCGGATGCCGCCGGAGGCACTCGTCACCGGCGCTCGTTGA
- a CDS encoding serine/threonine-protein kinase PknK, protein MAGHAASLDSPGLASIPRSREVGNRYRLLMSLGHGGFGAVYLARDRLGGLVALKQLHPGPYRRSLQLAREFEILASLRHPNIISVLDYGFDGQQRPYLVLEFLDGAQTLTEAGWEQPRKVQAELLHQMLQALLYLHRRGIIHRDLKPANVLVAEGQVKLLDFGLAIGPEQRARALRSGTHGYLAPELLQGEAPSELSDLYAVGVIAHELFVGRHPDAPRGRHGGGAGGSLELDLAWFAAQSPTQELQEALEMTAHQDSEGVEGLEPQLARFLRKLLAFAPRDRFQSAEEAIAALREAVGQPLPVETVATRESFLQAARFIGRQHELARLGQALDLAEGEHRGSAWLVAGESGVGKSRLLAEFRILALVRGAFVLRGQAIDRGGNPYQPWREVLRQLALLCPLEAREASIFKPLVPDIGALLRRDIPEPEPLGAEEAHQRLLATVEEVLGRQLQPTVVLLEDLQWADSATLSLLSRVASSASKARLLLLASYRDDERPTLPRELPSLQVLKLPRLTPGEIAALSESMVGPGGQSPRVLSLLERETEGNPFFLVEVIRALAEQSGRLNRIGHEPLPDKAFVGGMRSIVQRRLGKVPPGARELLRLAAIIGRDIHEELLRAAEPSVELPAWLGACSDAAVLEVTGNRWRFAHDKLREGLVDSLSPALTRALHRKAAEVISQVHRDEAEWVAALAHHWGQAGDETREAHYAELAGEQAMSVYACGVAIPYFQRALAFAESREVGALRLGQLEAKLAETWFLVGDLRQCRVHAERALRHLGWPLPRSQRGWRLGLPLQVFEWLLQSAFPWAFAVKSSEERRTRAEAGKLMVRMCEIFIYLQEPDHLLWSGFRTLNVLEPNGPSKCLARGSIIMAVVLSSLPVLRPMVESWCTCAMRMAERVGTPADVAFTLVRSAVCGLGLARWESVEGWVERARRLADEARDFRQSEESRVVMSMAAQYQGRFRRCIQLADELEASARRRGSMQTRLWGALGRAGALVRLGRSEESLQALDVELMEAHTGVSEQVVMQGVLALALLRRGQEARALEVARRGLLLLRGMRPVAYWLHTGVSQVAEVYLTVWERRGGGTPPGEKELVRAAHEACKAMSAFARAFAFGQPFALLCNGLEAWLSGRPAAAHRAWERCVQRAVELEMPYEEGRGHFELGRHLPLGASARYTHLMRARALFAELEAADDLARAEAELVR, encoded by the coding sequence ATGGCTGGACATGCCGCGTCGTTGGATTCACCGGGCCTTGCATCCATTCCCAGGTCCCGTGAAGTAGGCAACCGGTACCGGCTGCTCATGAGCCTGGGGCACGGCGGGTTCGGAGCCGTCTATCTGGCGAGAGATCGGCTCGGCGGTCTGGTGGCCCTCAAACAGCTCCACCCGGGTCCGTACAGGCGCTCCCTGCAACTGGCGCGCGAGTTCGAGATCCTCGCCTCGTTGCGGCATCCGAACATCATCAGTGTGCTGGACTATGGCTTCGATGGGCAGCAGCGGCCCTATCTGGTGCTGGAGTTCCTCGACGGGGCCCAGACCCTCACCGAAGCGGGATGGGAGCAGCCCCGGAAGGTGCAGGCGGAGTTGCTCCACCAGATGCTCCAGGCGCTGCTCTACCTGCACCGGCGTGGAATCATCCACCGGGACCTGAAGCCCGCCAATGTCCTGGTGGCCGAGGGACAGGTCAAGCTGCTCGACTTCGGACTGGCGATCGGCCCGGAGCAGCGGGCCCGCGCGTTGCGCTCGGGAACCCATGGCTACCTCGCTCCGGAGCTCCTCCAGGGCGAGGCTCCCTCCGAGCTGTCGGATCTCTATGCCGTCGGGGTGATTGCCCATGAGCTCTTCGTGGGAAGGCATCCGGACGCGCCGCGCGGGCGCCACGGTGGAGGGGCGGGAGGGAGTCTCGAGTTGGACCTCGCCTGGTTCGCCGCCCAATCCCCCACGCAGGAGCTCCAGGAGGCGCTCGAGATGACGGCCCACCAGGATTCGGAAGGTGTCGAGGGGCTCGAGCCGCAGTTGGCCAGGTTCCTCCGCAAGCTGCTGGCGTTCGCACCGCGGGACCGTTTCCAGAGCGCCGAGGAGGCGATTGCCGCGCTCCGGGAAGCGGTGGGGCAGCCCCTGCCGGTGGAGACGGTCGCTACCCGGGAGAGTTTCCTTCAAGCGGCGCGATTCATCGGACGGCAGCACGAGCTGGCGCGGTTGGGACAGGCGCTCGACCTGGCGGAGGGGGAGCACCGGGGCAGTGCGTGGCTGGTGGCCGGAGAGAGTGGCGTGGGCAAGTCGCGCTTGCTGGCCGAGTTCCGCATCCTGGCGCTGGTCCGGGGCGCATTCGTCCTGCGCGGGCAGGCCATCGACAGGGGTGGCAATCCCTATCAGCCCTGGCGGGAAGTGCTGCGGCAACTGGCCCTCCTCTGTCCCCTCGAGGCGCGGGAGGCCAGCATCTTCAAGCCGCTCGTCCCGGACATCGGCGCGCTGCTCCGGCGCGACATTCCGGAGCCCGAGCCGCTCGGCGCGGAAGAGGCCCATCAGCGGCTGCTCGCCACGGTGGAGGAGGTCCTCGGCCGGCAGCTCCAGCCCACGGTGGTCCTCCTGGAGGATCTCCAGTGGGCGGACAGTGCCACGCTGTCGTTGCTGTCCCGGGTCGCCAGCTCGGCCTCGAAGGCGCGGCTGCTGCTGCTGGCCAGCTACCGGGATGACGAGCGGCCCACGTTGCCCCGGGAGCTGCCTTCACTTCAGGTGCTGAAGCTGCCGCGGCTCACGCCCGGGGAGATCGCCGCGCTGAGTGAGTCCATGGTGGGACCGGGGGGACAGTCGCCGCGCGTGCTCTCCCTGCTCGAGCGGGAGACGGAGGGCAACCCCTTCTTCCTCGTCGAGGTGATCCGCGCCCTGGCGGAGCAGAGCGGGAGGTTGAACCGCATCGGCCACGAGCCCCTGCCCGACAAGGCCTTCGTCGGCGGGATGCGCTCCATCGTCCAGCGGCGGCTCGGAAAGGTTCCACCTGGCGCGCGCGAGCTGCTCCGGCTGGCGGCCATCATCGGACGGGACATCCACGAGGAGCTGTTGCGTGCGGCCGAGCCGTCGGTGGAGCTGCCGGCCTGGCTGGGCGCGTGCTCCGACGCCGCGGTGCTCGAGGTGACGGGGAACCGCTGGCGCTTCGCCCATGACAAGCTGCGGGAGGGTCTGGTGGACAGCCTCTCCCCGGCCCTCACGCGGGCCCTGCACCGCAAGGCCGCCGAGGTGATCAGCCAGGTGCACCGGGACGAGGCGGAGTGGGTGGCCGCGCTCGCGCACCATTGGGGACAGGCGGGTGACGAGACTCGCGAGGCGCACTACGCGGAGCTGGCGGGTGAGCAGGCCATGTCCGTGTATGCCTGTGGGGTGGCCATCCCGTACTTCCAGCGAGCGCTCGCCTTCGCCGAATCCAGAGAGGTGGGAGCTCTTCGGCTGGGTCAGCTCGAGGCGAAGTTGGCGGAGACCTGGTTCCTCGTCGGGGACCTGAGGCAATGCCGCGTCCATGCCGAGCGCGCCCTGCGGCACCTGGGCTGGCCGCTTCCCCGGAGCCAGCGGGGCTGGCGGCTGGGGTTGCCCCTCCAGGTGTTCGAATGGCTCCTCCAGTCCGCCTTCCCCTGGGCGTTCGCGGTGAAGTCGAGCGAGGAGCGGCGCACGCGCGCCGAGGCGGGGAAGTTGATGGTGCGGATGTGCGAGATCTTCATCTACCTCCAGGAGCCGGACCACCTGCTGTGGTCGGGTTTCCGGACGCTCAACGTGCTGGAGCCCAATGGCCCGTCGAAATGCCTGGCGAGGGGTTCCATCATCATGGCGGTGGTGTTGAGCAGCTTGCCCGTGCTGCGTCCGATGGTGGAGTCCTGGTGTACGTGCGCGATGCGGATGGCCGAGCGCGTGGGGACTCCCGCGGACGTCGCCTTCACCCTGGTCCGCAGCGCCGTCTGCGGGCTCGGGTTGGCGCGGTGGGAGTCGGTGGAGGGGTGGGTGGAGCGGGCCCGGCGGCTCGCGGATGAGGCCCGGGACTTCCGGCAGTCGGAGGAGAGCCGCGTGGTGATGTCGATGGCCGCGCAGTACCAGGGGCGTTTCCGGCGCTGCATCCAACTGGCGGACGAGCTGGAGGCCTCCGCGCGGCGGCGGGGCTCCATGCAGACGCGGCTCTGGGGCGCGTTGGGCCGGGCGGGTGCCCTGGTCCGCCTGGGCCGCTCCGAGGAGTCGCTCCAGGCACTGGACGTGGAGCTGATGGAGGCCCACACCGGTGTCTCGGAGCAGGTGGTGATGCAGGGGGTGCTGGCCCTGGCGCTGCTGCGGAGGGGCCAGGAGGCCCGGGCCCTCGAGGTGGCGCGGCGGGGCCTGCTCCTGCTGAGGGGCATGCGGCCGGTGGCGTACTGGCTGCACACCGGGGTGAGCCAGGTGGCCGAGGTCTACCTGACGGTCTGGGAGCGGCGGGGCGGGGGGACTCCACCAGGCGAAAAGGAGCTGGTGCGTGCGGCGCATGAGGCCTGCAAGGCCATGAGTGCGTTCGCCCGTGCCTTCGCGTTCGGCCAGCCGTTCGCCCTGCTGTGCAACGGGCTCGAGGCCTGGCTCTCCGGACGGCCCGCGGCCGCGCACCGCGCCTGGGAGCGCTGCGTCCAGCGTGCCGTGGAGCTGGAGATGCCCTACGAGGAAGGCCGTGGTCACTTCGAGCTGGGGCGCCACCTTCCCCTCGGGGCTTCTGCCCGGTACACCCACTTGATGCGGGCGCGGGCACTCTTCGCGGAGCTCGAGGCCGCCGATGACCTGGCACGGGCCGAGGCCGAGCTGGTCCGATGA
- a CDS encoding patatin-like phospholipase family protein — protein sequence MNQPRFTRARRPSRETLHTTNVSESLLSHAKTLAALNHSDLSGLGPSLLLQLLRSSQTRHHGPGERLCAAGEPLSGFWVVLDGLLELRSRAGTGIATLGRSSVFGVEECLEGTPATMALHGGAPDGAQVLFVRGQDVQHLIAQSLPRCAFMGERLQVALSEHPEQFDVLRLAGPRGMNLPALTELLANTIVSDFRDRVLLVRKGTRRGLMPCGNTHSCLMHAWMVDEHLPFDPGDFDYIFADEDAARLLARHPAAHLHTVQLTRELPRPERDQGQDTLITLLMPMSQRPLHAGLEGAFSPEELQLHQRGCWLQLPDELLRAGPLHPDELEGSQREELSRWARAVTHRRVGLGLSGGGAWGFYHYVVLEELTRRKVPIDIITGSSIGSVLGAYYSVLGVNGLELFRERCTQGQISMLVLLNILTTLPIEYLLEKDLGLVQLDQLPVRLHPVATDITSGKAMAFTRGRVSLAVRASSSAPGLWGPTLLPPRHFVDGGTADNLPALWLPYFGADLTFSCNCYPAQIRPYRQLIPGPIGRFFKELNPMGRWQDLLSSGSQMLHANGGLGARMSTCAYQISPHESSPLRATEFLRPDEFIQQARKDEALLARLEEFAAHWEALRGTHGQVRGLEARPAIS from the coding sequence ATGAATCAGCCTCGCTTCACCCGAGCACGTCGCCCATCTCGAGAGACACTCCACACGACGAACGTGAGTGAGTCGCTGCTCTCCCATGCGAAGACGCTGGCCGCGCTGAATCATTCTGATCTGTCAGGTCTCGGCCCCTCGTTGTTGCTGCAACTGCTGCGCTCGAGCCAGACCCGGCACCACGGGCCAGGAGAACGGCTCTGCGCGGCGGGGGAGCCGCTCTCCGGGTTCTGGGTGGTCCTGGATGGGCTGCTCGAGCTGCGGTCCCGTGCCGGCACGGGGATCGCCACGTTGGGAAGAAGCTCCGTCTTCGGGGTGGAGGAGTGCCTCGAGGGGACCCCGGCGACCATGGCGCTGCATGGCGGAGCGCCAGATGGGGCGCAGGTGCTCTTCGTCAGGGGTCAGGACGTCCAGCACCTGATCGCGCAATCCCTCCCGCGGTGTGCCTTCATGGGGGAGCGCCTCCAGGTGGCCCTGTCCGAGCATCCCGAGCAGTTCGATGTGCTCCGGCTGGCCGGCCCGAGAGGGATGAACCTCCCGGCCCTGACGGAGCTGCTGGCGAATACCATCGTCTCCGATTTCCGCGACAGGGTGCTGCTCGTGAGAAAGGGCACCCGCCGGGGTCTCATGCCCTGCGGGAACACGCACTCCTGTCTGATGCACGCCTGGATGGTGGATGAGCACCTCCCCTTCGACCCTGGCGATTTCGACTACATCTTCGCCGACGAGGACGCCGCCCGGCTCCTCGCGCGCCATCCAGCGGCCCACCTCCACACCGTCCAACTCACCCGCGAGCTGCCACGGCCCGAGCGGGACCAGGGACAGGACACCCTCATCACCCTGTTGATGCCCATGTCCCAGCGCCCCCTGCACGCGGGACTGGAGGGCGCCTTCAGCCCGGAAGAGCTGCAGTTGCATCAGCGCGGCTGCTGGCTCCAGCTTCCGGACGAGCTGCTCCGGGCAGGCCCCCTCCATCCAGACGAGCTCGAGGGCTCGCAGCGGGAAGAGCTCTCCCGGTGGGCGCGAGCGGTCACCCACCGCCGGGTGGGCCTTGGCCTGAGCGGAGGAGGCGCCTGGGGCTTCTACCACTACGTCGTCCTCGAGGAGCTGACGCGCAGGAAGGTGCCCATCGACATCATCACCGGCAGCAGCATCGGCTCGGTGCTGGGGGCGTATTACAGCGTGCTCGGAGTGAACGGGCTGGAGCTCTTCCGGGAGCGCTGCACGCAAGGGCAGATCAGCATGCTCGTGCTGCTCAACATCCTCACCACCCTGCCCATCGAATACCTGCTCGAGAAGGATCTGGGCCTGGTCCAGCTGGACCAGCTGCCGGTGCGGCTGCACCCGGTGGCCACGGACATCACCTCCGGCAAGGCCATGGCCTTCACCCGGGGACGGGTGTCCCTGGCGGTCCGCGCCAGCAGCTCCGCGCCCGGCCTGTGGGGCCCCACCCTCCTGCCGCCGCGGCACTTCGTGGACGGCGGCACCGCGGACAACCTGCCCGCCCTGTGGCTCCCGTACTTCGGAGCGGACCTGACCTTCTCCTGCAACTGCTACCCGGCCCAGATCCGCCCCTACCGGCAGCTCATTCCCGGCCCCATCGGCCGCTTCTTCAAGGAGCTCAATCCCATGGGCCGCTGGCAGGATCTGCTCTCCAGCGGCAGCCAGATGCTGCATGCGAACGGAGGCCTCGGGGCCAGGATGAGCACCTGCGCCTACCAGATCTCTCCCCACGAATCGTCCCCGCTCCGGGCCACCGAGTTCCTCAGACCGGATGAGTTCATCCAGCAGGCCCGGAAGGACGAGGCCCTGCTCGCGAGGCTCGAGGAGTTCGCGGCGCATTGGGAGGCACTTCGCGGCACCCATGGACAGGTCCGCGGGCTCGAGGCCCGGCCCGCGATTTCTTGA
- a CDS encoding RNA polymerase sigma factor: protein MESSERQALEQRIQERCLRGDIEQAVRIALEGYGPEFLRLLGSILHDRELARDAYGIFSERLLLDLPDFRWECSFRTWAYQVARHVGYRLAHAAAARELPVSHGAFHDEVQPERSQTSPWLQTTVKARFRALREQLTPHEQTILMLRVDRRMSWSDVARAMATSDEERTPGAVNRRAAVLRQQFQRIKERLRELALEAELFSSSHPPVS from the coding sequence ATGGAATCGAGCGAACGTCAGGCGTTGGAGCAGCGGATTCAGGAGCGCTGCCTGCGCGGAGACATCGAGCAGGCCGTCCGGATTGCCCTGGAAGGCTACGGGCCGGAGTTCCTGCGGCTGCTCGGCTCGATCCTGCACGACCGGGAGCTGGCGAGGGATGCCTACGGCATCTTCAGTGAACGCCTGCTGCTCGACCTCCCAGACTTCCGCTGGGAGTGCTCCTTCAGGACGTGGGCCTACCAGGTGGCGAGGCACGTGGGCTATCGCCTGGCCCACGCGGCGGCCGCCAGGGAGCTGCCGGTGAGCCACGGGGCCTTCCACGATGAAGTGCAACCCGAGCGGAGCCAGACGAGCCCCTGGCTGCAGACCACGGTCAAGGCCCGCTTCCGGGCGCTGCGCGAGCAGCTCACCCCGCATGAGCAGACCATCCTGATGCTCCGGGTGGATCGCCGCATGTCCTGGTCCGACGTGGCGCGGGCGATGGCCACTTCGGACGAGGAGCGGACGCCCGGGGCGGTCAACCGCAGGGCCGCTGTCCTGCGTCAGCAATTCCAGCGCATCAAGGAGCGCCTCCGGGAGCTCGCCCTGGAAGCGGAGCTGTTCTCCTCTTCCCATCCCCCCGTCTCCTAA
- a CDS encoding response regulator produces MKSILLVDDDPDLTEIYTELLEQLGFSITSAPDGQEALALAPRLRPDLIITDVSMPRMNGLELCRRLRADPRLHAIPLIIHSSEVELRVPHGEVFLPKPCELSALLTLVDQMLADSQDDPLLASVA; encoded by the coding sequence ATGAAGAGCATTCTATTGGTCGATGACGATCCGGACCTGACCGAGATCTACACGGAGCTCCTGGAGCAACTGGGCTTCTCCATCACCAGTGCACCGGATGGCCAGGAGGCACTGGCACTCGCTCCGCGGTTGCGGCCGGATCTGATCATCACGGACGTGTCGATGCCTCGAATGAACGGGCTCGAGCTGTGCCGGAGGTTGCGCGCGGACCCACGGCTCCACGCCATTCCCCTGATCATCCACAGCAGTGAGGTGGAGCTCCGGGTCCCCCACGGCGAGGTGTTCCTGCCCAAGCCATGTGAGCTGTCGGCGCTCCTCACCCTGGTCGATCAGATGCTCGCGGACTCACAGGATGACCCGCTGCTGGCCTCGGTGGCCTGA
- a CDS encoding glycosyltransferase has translation MTHPNENLWPREFLRAFQYKPSSRFAALTWGSRGDVQPFVSLGAELVRRGHRVTLAARAPFRAFVEEHGLDFFELEEDGTEELMHSLASSDGGPEGVKLFVAWQRRMVPSQFRQFWKATEGADVLINNAAFTGPALHVAERRGVPIFQAFFDPGFIPTRRYCVSGNRIQEGNALRNVATTRLKNLAGGLFTWDLVNAWRREHRLPVDLLGESHRPGRLFRLPVLVAWSPELLERPDDWPEWFTQTGRWRLPAQQRPGERLKDFMAAGAPPVYLGFGSWGVHDKTAVTELLLEALRVTGQRGILHRNTVDGRSTFPADVYVDDNLPHDWLFPRVKAVVHHGGAGTTGAVATAGVPSVIVPAFFAQEVWGDIVRRKGIGTMLSRRELRVDTLASALREVAQPHVAERARALGARACQEGAEVLAADEIERRLKEARLRPPRPAAGHPVSPRASDRPG, from the coding sequence ATGACGCATCCCAATGAGAACCTCTGGCCTCGGGAGTTCCTGAGGGCCTTCCAGTACAAGCCGTCCTCGCGCTTCGCCGCGCTCACGTGGGGCTCGCGCGGGGATGTGCAGCCCTTCGTCTCGCTCGGCGCGGAGCTGGTGCGCCGGGGTCACCGGGTCACGCTCGCGGCCCGAGCGCCCTTCCGCGCGTTCGTCGAGGAGCACGGGCTCGACTTCTTCGAGCTGGAGGAAGACGGCACCGAGGAGTTGATGCACTCGCTGGCGAGCAGCGACGGAGGGCCGGAGGGGGTGAAGCTCTTCGTGGCGTGGCAGCGGCGCATGGTGCCGTCCCAGTTCCGGCAGTTCTGGAAGGCAACCGAGGGGGCCGACGTCCTCATCAACAACGCCGCGTTCACGGGCCCGGCGCTCCATGTCGCCGAGCGGCGCGGGGTGCCCATCTTCCAGGCCTTCTTCGATCCCGGCTTCATCCCGACGCGGCGCTATTGCGTCTCCGGCAACCGCATCCAGGAGGGCAACGCGCTCCGCAATGTCGCCACGACGCGCCTGAAGAACCTCGCCGGCGGACTGTTCACGTGGGACCTGGTGAATGCGTGGCGCAGGGAGCACCGCCTGCCGGTGGACCTGCTGGGTGAGTCCCACCGCCCCGGACGGCTCTTCCGGTTGCCGGTGCTGGTGGCGTGGAGCCCGGAGCTGCTGGAGCGGCCCGATGACTGGCCGGAGTGGTTCACCCAGACAGGACGCTGGCGCCTCCCGGCGCAGCAGCGGCCCGGGGAGCGCTTGAAGGACTTCATGGCCGCCGGGGCGCCTCCCGTGTACCTCGGGTTCGGCAGCTGGGGCGTGCACGACAAGACGGCCGTGACGGAGCTCCTGCTCGAGGCCCTGCGGGTCACGGGCCAGCGGGGCATCCTGCACCGCAACACCGTGGATGGGCGGAGCACGTTCCCGGCGGACGTGTACGTGGATGACAACCTGCCGCACGACTGGTTGTTTCCCCGGGTGAAGGCGGTGGTGCACCACGGAGGGGCGGGGACGACGGGGGCGGTGGCCACGGCGGGTGTTCCCTCGGTGATCGTCCCGGCCTTCTTCGCGCAGGAGGTGTGGGGGGACATCGTTCGCCGCAAGGGCATCGGGACGATGCTGTCCCGGCGCGAGCTGCGCGTGGACACGCTGGCCTCGGCGCTTCGAGAGGTGGCTCAGCCGCACGTGGCCGAGCGGGCCAGGGCGCTGGGAGCCCGTGCCTGTCAGGAGGGGGCGGAGGTGCTCGCCGCCGACGAGATCGAGCGTCGCCTGAAGGAGGCTCGCCTCAGGCCACCGAGGCCAGCAGCGGGTCATCCTGTGAGTCCGCGAGCATCTGATCGACCAGGGTGA
- a CDS encoding metallophosphoesterase family protein: MAPESLLVAGVGDIHGRFRRVDSWLDALAAARGRPVDMVLAVGDVEAFRRADDHRRKAAKRAMPAEFAEYADGIREMSRPLYFIGGNNEDFEALHDAPEGFQLAPNVHYLGRAGLKELHGLRVGYLSGIHAPRFYEQPLKRPRSLDTAKQAGYFRAPEVEKVAALKDMDLLLVHEWPRGLPQRAQEREVPPPGRTLPSYWIGNPMTRRLVETVHPKWVLCGHSHRAFAVSLGGNAARPLTRVACLDQAARPEESVFWMEFQGREVVCAGWGISGQVSWRAGQPWGLGVLPAPVEPEPLGTGY, encoded by the coding sequence ATGGCTCCAGAATCCCTCCTGGTCGCCGGTGTGGGAGACATCCACGGCCGCTTCCGCCGCGTGGACTCGTGGCTCGACGCGCTGGCGGCGGCACGGGGCCGGCCGGTGGACATGGTGCTGGCCGTGGGGGACGTGGAGGCCTTCCGGCGCGCGGATGATCACCGCCGCAAGGCGGCCAAGCGCGCCATGCCCGCCGAGTTCGCCGAGTACGCGGATGGCATCCGCGAGATGTCGCGGCCGCTGTACTTCATTGGCGGCAACAACGAGGACTTCGAGGCGCTGCACGACGCGCCGGAGGGTTTCCAGCTCGCGCCCAACGTGCACTACCTGGGGCGGGCGGGCCTGAAGGAACTGCACGGGCTGCGGGTGGGGTACCTGTCGGGCATCCACGCGCCGCGCTTCTACGAGCAGCCCCTCAAGCGGCCGCGCTCGCTCGACACGGCGAAGCAGGCCGGCTACTTCCGCGCGCCCGAGGTGGAGAAGGTGGCGGCGCTCAAGGACATGGATCTGCTGCTGGTGCACGAGTGGCCGCGAGGGCTGCCGCAGCGGGCGCAGGAGCGGGAGGTGCCGCCGCCGGGCCGGACGCTGCCCTCGTACTGGATTGGCAACCCGATGACCCGGCGGCTGGTGGAGACGGTGCACCCCAAGTGGGTGCTGTGCGGGCACTCGCACCGGGCCTTCGCGGTGTCGCTCGGGGGCAATGCGGCGAGGCCGCTGACGCGCGTGGCATGCCTGGACCAGGCGGCGCGGCCCGAGGAGTCGGTGTTCTGGATGGAGTTCCAGGGCCGCGAGGTGGTGTGCGCCGGGTGGGGCATCTCCGGGCAGGTGTCGTGGCGGGCCGGGCAGCCGTGGGGCCTGGGCGTGCTGCCGGCGCCCGTGGAGCCCGAGCCGCTGGGCACGGGCTACTGA